The following coding sequences lie in one Sorghum bicolor cultivar BTx623 chromosome 6, Sorghum_bicolor_NCBIv3, whole genome shotgun sequence genomic window:
- the LOC8079598 gene encoding putative wall-associated receptor kinase-like 11, producing MTVAASSRRPTTTIVGAIGALTLQLVATAVAGPIALPGCPESCGGVQVPYPFGIGRGCFHQGFNLTCDEAQQPAKLLLGEGDGADQVLGISLPDCTVHIQRKISWVQYATEFNGSWSVPTPPDDDDGPLMVSSARNSFVAFGCNVLAKLIPYNAMVTYTSACAAVCVNTPDASSCSGVGCCRTSIASLGADLPSYGIQVKHLEGETSYYHRAAFIVDQDWFSRVEAEMARNFSNLFFPVAVVPVMVDSVPVVLTWSLDLIRDAGLFVLSPIGPQSSDFRCISSNSFSYTIDGNYDRRRCNCSQGYDGNPYIANGCQDIDECQLPDIYPCHGTCINMPGTYRCSSKKSISSHPGLIAIIAISAGFGLLFSVLGVANIISKLKQRRAKLLRQKFFKTNHGLLLEQLISSNKDIAERMKIFSSEELEQATNKFDQNRILGGGGHGTVYKGILSDQRVVAIKKSKIVVQREIDQFINEVVILSQTNHRNVVKLFGCCLETEVPLLVYEFISNRTLSYHLHGQNENPLSWNDRLRIALETARAIAYLHSAASISVFHRDIKCANILLTDTLTAKVSDFGASRSISTDETGILTAIQGTHGYLDPEYYYTSRLTEKSDVYSFGVILAELLTRVKPVFSSHSSEGKSLASHFVAMIKDYRLSDILDPQIVEDGGSKDAEVIARLAEACLNLKGEERPTMRQVETALEDVLGSNVHSSCRVTRRSQNALKHRPQNQTKGNEGTRLYSLEKEFIQSSEIPR from the exons ATGACGGTCGCCGCCTCGTCCCGTCGACCGACGACGACGATCGTCGGCGCGATCGGAGCCCTCACGCTTCAGCTCGTGGCGACAGCGGTGGCGGGCCCGATAGCCCTGCCTGGTTGCCCGGAGAGCTGCGGCGGCGTGCAAGTGCCGTACCCGTTCGGGATCGGCCGGGGCTGCTTCCACCAAGGCTTCAACCTCACCTGCGACGAGGCGCAGCAGCCGGCGAAGCTGCTGCTGGGGGAAGGGGACGGCGCGGACCAGGTGCTCGGCATCTCCTTGCCGGACTGCACGGTTCACATCCAGAGGAAAATCTCGTGGGTACAGTACGCCACCGAGTTCAACGGCTCATGGTCCGTTCCGACGCCgccggacgacgacgacgggccCCTGATGGTGTCGAGCGCGCGCAACTCCTTCGTGGCCTTCGGGTGCAACGTGCTGGCAAAGCTCATCCCCTACAACGCCATGGTCACCTACACCAGCGCCTGCGCCGCCGTCTGCGTCAACACACCCGACGCCTCCTCGTGCTCCGGCGTTGGCTGCTGCCGCACGTCCATCGCATCGCTCGGCGCCGACCTCCCGTCGTACGGCATCCAGGTTAAGCATCTAGAAGGGGAAACAAGTTACTACCATAGAGCAGCTTTCATAGTTGATCAGGACTGGTTCAGCAGAGTCGAGGCCGAGATGGCGAGGAACTTCAGCAACCTGTTTTTCCCAGTCGCTGTTGTTCCGGTGATGGTGGATAGTGTTCCGGTGGTGCTGACGTGGTCGTTGGATCTGATACGCGACGCAGGCTTGTTCGTGTTGTCGCCTATAGGACCCCAATCTTCAGACTTCAGATGCATAAGCTCAAACAGTTTCTCCTATACTATCGATGGAAATTACGACCGAAGACGGTGCAACTGTTCTCAGGGATACGACGGCAATCCCTATATTGCTAATGGATGTCAAG ATATTGACGAGTGCCAGCTGCCAGATATTTACCCATGTCATGGAACCTGCATCAATATGCCTGGGACATACCGATGCTCATCAAAGAAAAGCATCAGCAGCCATCCTG GCTTAATTGCTATAATAGCAATAAGTGCTGGTTTTGGTCTACTATTTTCAGTTCTGGGTGTTGCCAACATCATCAGTAAACTTAAGCAAAGAAGGGCAAAACTCCTAAgacaaaagttcttcaagacaAACCATGGATTGCTTCTAGAACAATTAATATCTTCAAATAAAGATATAGCTGAAAGGATGAAGATTTTTAGCTCTGAAGAACTAGAGCAAGCAACCAACAAGTTTGACCAGAATCGCATCCTCGGTGGTGGAGGTCATGGCACAGTCTACAAAGGTATCTTATCTGATCAACGTGTCGTTGCCATCAAGAAGTCTAAAATTGTGGTGCAAAGGGAAATTGACCAGTTCATTAATGAGGTTGTTATACTTTCACAAACTAACCATAGAAATGTGGTAAAGCTCTTTGGCTGTTGTCTTGAGACTGAAGTTCCTTTACTAGTTTATGAGTTCATATCAAATAGAACCCTATCCTACCATCTTCATGGACAAAATGAAAACCCTTTGTCATGGAATGATAGATTAAGGATTGCACTGGAAACTGCAAGGGCAATTGCATATCTACACAGTGCTGCTTCCATATCTGTGTTCCATAGAGATATCAAATGTGCAAATATATTGCTTACAGACACTTTAACAGCAAAAGTATCTGATTTTGGAGCTTCAAGGTCAATTTCAACGGATGAGACAGGAATACTTACAGCCATCCAAGGAACTCATGGTTACCTTGATCCTGAGTACTACTACACTAGCCGACTCACTGAGAAGAGTGATGTTTACAGCTTTGGTGTCATCTTGGCAGAACTATTAACAAGGGTTAAACCTGTTTTCTCTTCTCATTCCTCGGAAGGAAAAAGCCTAGCATCACACTTTGTGGCAATGATAAAAGACTATCGCTTGTCAGATATTCTAGACCCACAAATTGTTGAAGATGGAGGGTCTAAAGATGCTGAGGTTATTGCAAGGCTTGCCGAAGCATGTTTAAACTTAAAAGGTGAAGAAAGGCCTACTATGAGACAAGTTGAGACAGCACTTGAAGATGTGCTAGGTTCAAATGTCCACTCTAGTTGTCGAGTTACAAGGAGAAGTCAAAATGCTCTTAAACACCGGCCACAAAACCAAACCAAAGGCAATGAAGGAACTAGACTATATAGCTTGGAGAAAGAGTTCATACAGTCATCTGAAATTCCAAGATGA
- the LOC8079596 gene encoding D-3-phosphoglycerate dehydrogenase 3, chloroplastic produces MAAPSQTTAAATTHHRALLPSPRGTRAAAAPSAVRLPLRAQPHAHAQRARLSAPVAAAAPAASTASPESPAAGAVAGKPTVLVAEKLGAAGLALLREFANVDCSYGLSPEDLRAKISLCDALIVRSGTKVGRDVFEASGGRLRVVGRAGVGIDNVDLAAATEHGCLVVNAPTANTVAAAEHGIALLTAMARNIAQADASLKAGQWQRNKYVGVSLVGKTLAILGFGKVGSEVARRAKGLGMHVIAHDPYASADRARAIGVELVSMEEAMTTADFISLHMPLTPATNKMLNDEAFAKMKKGVRIINVARGGVIDEEALVRALDSGIVAQAALDVFTKEPPAPDNKLVLHENVTVTPHLGASTVEAQEGVAIEIAEAVIGALKGELAASAVNAPMVPAEVLSELAPFVVLAEKLGRLAVQLVAGGGGIKSVKVTYASARAPDDLDTRLLRAMITKGLIEPISSVFVNLVNADFTAKQRGVRITEERILLDGSPETPIDYIQVQIANVESKFPSAISESGEITVEGRVKDGVPHLTKVGAFQVDVSLEGSLILCRQVDQPGMIGSVGSVLGEENVNVSFMSVGRIAPRKHAVMAIGVDEEPSKATLTKIGEIPAIEEFVFLKL; encoded by the exons ATGGCGGCGCCGTCCCAGACCACCGCTGCCGCCACGACCCACCACCGCGCGCTCCTCCCGTCCCCGCGCGgcacccgcgccgccgccgcgccctccGCCGTCCGCCTCCCGCTCCGCGCGCAGCCCCACGCCCACGCCCAGCGCGCGCGCCTCTCCGCCCCGGTCGCCGCCGCGGCCCCCGCGGCGTCGACGGCCTCCCCCGAGTCCCCCGCCGCGGGAGCCGTCGCGGGGAAGCCCACGGTGCTCGTGGCCGAGAAGCTCGGCGCCGCGGGGCTCGCGCTGCTGCGGGAGTTCGCCAACGTCGACTGCTCCTACGGCCTCTCCCCCGAGGACCTCCGCGCCAAGATCTCGCTCTGCGACGCGCTCATCGTCAGGTCCGGCACCAAGGTCGGCCGCGACGTCTTCGAGGCGTCCGGGGGAAGGCTCCGCGTCGTCGGCCGCGCCGGCGTCGGGATCGACAACGTTGacctcgccgccgccaccgagcATGGGTGCCTCGTCGTCAACGCGCCCACCGCTAataccgtcgccgccgccgagcaTGGTATCGCGCTGCTCACTGCCATGGCCAGGAACATCGCGCAGGCGGACGCCTCACTCAAGGCTG GTCAATGGCAGCGCAACAAGTATGTTGGTGTATCTCTTGTGGGAAAAACTCTCGCTATTCTTGGATTTGGAAAggttggatcagaagttgctcgTCGTGCTAAAGGCTTGGGAATGCATGTGATTGCACATGATCCATATGCTTCTGCTGATCGGGCTCGTGCAATCGGGGTCGAGCTAGTTAGCATGGAGGAGGCCATGACAACTGCTGACTTTATCTCGTTACACATGCCTCTTACGCCTGCAACAAACAAGATGCTCAATGATGAGGCCTTTGCTAAGATGAAGAAGGGTGTTCGCATTATAAATGTTGCACGTGGTGGTGTAATTGATGAAGAAGCTCTAGTCAGAGCACTTGATTCAGGAATAGTAGCACAG GCTGCTCTTGATGTGTTCACTAAAGAACCCCCAGCACCTGACAACAAGTTGGTACTGCACGAGAATGTTACTGTCACACCTCACCTTGGTGCTAGCACAGTGGAGGCACAG GAAGGAGTGGCTATTGAGATAGCTGAAGCTGTCATTGGAGCTCTGAAAGGGGAGCTTGCAGCTTCTGCAGTCAACGCGCCAATGGTTCCTGCTGAG GTGCTGTCAGAGCTTGCACCTTTTGTTGTGCTTGCAGAAAAGCTTGGGCGCTTGGCTGTGCAACTAgttgctggtggtggtggtatcAAGTCTGTGAAAGTGACCTATGCATCTGCACGGGCACCTGATGATCTTGACACTAGACTTCTCCGTGCAATGATCACCAAGGGATTGATTGAACCAATCTCCAGTGTTTTTGTCAATCTGGTAAATGCTGACTTCACCGCAAAGCAGAGGGGAGTTCGCATCACCGAGGAGAGGATCCTGTTGGACGGCTCACCTGAGACACCTATTGATTACATTCAAGTTCAGATTGCCAATGTCGAGTCCAAATTTCCCAGTGCGATATCTGAGAGTGGAGAGATCACTGTGGAGGGGAGAGTGAAGGATGGTGTTCCTCATCTAACAAAGGTTGGAGCATTCCAGGTGGATGTGAGCTTGGAAGGAAGCCTGATCCTTTGCAGGCAGGTTGATCAACCTGGTATGATTGGGTCAGTTGGAAGTGTCTTGGGTGAAGAGAACGTCAATGTCAGTTTCATGAGTGTTGGAAGAATTGCTCCTCGCAAGCATGCTGTCATGGCTATCGGTGTTGATGAGGAACCAAGCAAGGCCACGCTGACAAAGATCGGGGAGATTCCAGCGATTGAGGAGTTTGTTTTCCTCAAACTCTAG
- the LOC8079597 gene encoding peroxidase P7 — protein MAPCRQTFARYTMALLFAAAAVSAQLSTDFYGETCPDALDIIESAVRAAISKESRMGASLLRLHFHDCFVNGCDGSVLLDDTTGFTGEKTAKPNKNSLRGFDVVDDIKAQLEDSCQQTVSCADILAVAARDSVVALGGPTWDVELGRRDGTTASLDDANNDLPAPTLDLGDLIKAFAKKGLSANEMIALSGGHTIGQARCVNFRGRLYNETTSLDASLASSLKPRCPSADGTGDDNTSPLDPATSYVFDNFYYRNLLRNKGLLHSDQQLFNGGSADTQTTSYASDKAGFFDDFRDAMVKMGAIGVVTGSGGQVRLNCRKTN, from the exons ATGGCGCCCTGCCGGCAGACCTTCGCCCGCTACACCATGGCGCTGCTGTTTGCTGCGGCTGCTGTCTCAGCGCAGCTCTCCACCGACTTCTACGGTGAGACATGCCCCGACGCGCTGGACATCATTGAGTCCGCCGTGAGAGCCGCTATCTCCAAGGAGTCCCGCATGGGGGCCTCCCTGCTCCGCCTCCATTTCCACGACTGCTTTGTCAAT GGCTGTGACGGGTCAGTGCTGCTCGACGACACCACGGGCTTCACCGGCGAGAAGACGGCGAAGCCGAACAAGAACTCGCTCCGTGGGTTCGACGTGGTTGACGACATCAAGGCGCAGCTCGAGGACTCCTGCCAGCAGACGGTCTCCTGCGCCGAcatcctcgccgtcgccgcccgcGACTCCGTCGTCGCC CTCGGTGGGCCTACGTGGGACGTGGAGCTCGGCCGCCGTGACGGGACGACGGCGAGCCTGGACGACGCGAACAACGACCTCCCGGCGCCGACCCTGGACCTCGGCGACCTCATCAAGGCCTTCGCCAAGAAGGGCCTGAGCGCGAACGAAATGATCGCGCTGTCGGGCGGGCACACGATCGGGCAGGCGCGGTGCGTCAACTTCCGCGGCCGCCTCTACAACGAGACCACCAGCCTGGACGCGTCGCTGGCGTCGTCGCTGAAGCCGCGGTGCCCGAGCGCGGACGGCACCGGCGACGACAACACGTCGCCGCTGGACCCGGCCACGTCCTACGTCTTCGACAACTTCTACTACAGGAACCTGCTGCGGAACAAGGGCCTGCTCCACTCGGACCAGCAGCTCTTCAACGGCGGCTCCGCGGACACGCAGACCACCTCCTACGCGTCCGACAAGGCCGGCTTCTTCGATGATTTCCGCGACGCCATGGTGAAGATGGGTGCCATCGGCGTCGTCACTGGGTCCGGAGGGCAGGTCAGGCTGAACTGCCGGAAGACGAACTAA
- the LOC8068492 gene encoding alpha-N-acetylglucosaminidase gives MPTRPSSTPASRFLQLFLVVVIACAVPGVRCSDRRFPHLDRVRKLHRREGSSSAEQEAAARGLLARLLPSHSTSFEFRVISTEQCGGKACFIINNHPLFDEGTTEILILGASGVEISAGFHWYLKHYCAAHISWYKTGGAQLSSIPRPGSLPRVPDGGVLIQRPIDWSYYQNAVSSSYSFAWWDWERWEKEIDWMALQGINLPLAFTGQESIWQRVFQRYNISKSDLDDFFGGPAFLAWSRMANMHGWGGPLPQTWLDDQLALQKKILSRMYAFGMFPVLPAFSGNIPAALKSKFPSAKVTHLGNWFTVDSNPRWCCTYLLDASDPLFVEIGKLFIEEQIREYGRTSHIYNCDTFDENTPPLSDPNYISSLGAATFRGMQSGDNDAIWLMQGWLFTYDPFWEPPQMKALLHSVPVGKMIVLDLYAEVKPVWINSDQFYGVPYIWCMLHNFAADFEMYGVLDALASGPIDARLSDNSTMVGVGMSMEGIEQNPIVYDLMSEMAFHHRQVDLQVWVETYPTRRYGKPVKGLQDAWWILYQTLYNCTDGKNDKNRDVIVAFPDVEPFVIETPGLYVNTRQMYSTMPSKNYIGKDASSDAYDHPHLWYDTNAVIPALELFLQHGDEVSDSNTFRYDLVDLTRQVLAKYANDVFLKIIESYKSNKMNQVTILCKHFLNLVNDLDTLLSSHEGFLLGPWLESAKGLARNSEQEIQYEWNARTQITMWFDNTETKASLLRDYANKYWSGLLRDYYGPRAAIYFKHLLLSMEKNAPFALEEWRREWISLTNNWQSDRKVFSTTPTGDSLNISWSLYIKYLSNTDPLELEGTGSPGKSASL, from the exons ATGCCGACGCGGCCCTCCTCCACCCCCGCTTCCCGATTCCTCCAGCTATTCCTGGTCGTCGTGATCGCCTGCGCCGTTCCGGGGGTGAGATGCTCCGACCGGCGGTTCCCGCACCTCGACCGCGTCCGCAAGCTCCACCGCCGGGAGGGCTCGTCATCGGCCGAGCAGGAGGCCGCCGCGCGGGGACTTCTCGCGCGCCTCCTACCGTCACACTCCACCAGCTTCGAGTTCAGGGTCATCTCCACG GAACAATGTGGTGGGAAGGCATGTTTCATCATCAACAACCACCCGTTGTTTGATGAAGGGACTACAGAAATATT GATACTCGGAGCAAGTGGGGTGGAAATTTCTGCTGGCTTTCATTGGTACTTGAAACACTACTGTGCAGCACATATATCTTGGTATAAAACCGGTGGTGCACAACTATCATCCATTCCGCGTCCTGGGTCACTACCTCGTGTTCCTGATGGTGGTGTATTGATTCAAAGACCCATTGACTGGAGCTACTACCAGAACGCAGTTTCATCCAGCT ATTCTTTTGCTTGGTGGGATTGGGAGCGCTGGGAGAAGGAAATTGACTGGATGGCTCTTCAAGGAATCAATTTGCCTCTTGCTTTCACTGGGCAAGAGTCTATATGGCAGAGGGTTTTTCAG AGGTACAACATTAGCAAATCAGATCTGGATGATTTCTTTGGTGGGCCAGCCTTTCTTGCATGGTCTCGAATGGCTAATATGCATGG ATGGGGTGGACCTCTCCCTCAGACTTGGCTTGATGACCAACTAGCTCTTCAAAAGAAAATCCTATCTAGGATGTACGCTTTTGGCATGTTCCCAG TTCTTCCAGCCTTTTCTGGCAACATCCCAGCTGCATTAAAGTCAAAATTCCCTTCAGCTAAAGTCACTCACCTTGGAAACTG GTTTACAGTTGACAGCAATCCAAGGTGGTGCTGCACATATCTTCTTGATGCATCTGATCCTTTATTCGTAGAAATTGGGAAGTTGTTTATAGAAGAACAAATCAGAG AATATGGTAGGACAAGTCACATCTACAACTG TGATACTTTTGATGAGAACACTCCTCCACTAAGTGACCCGAATTATATATCTTCGTTGGGTGCTGCAACGTTTAGGGGTATGCAAAGCGGTGACAACGATGCTATTTGGTTGATGCAA GGTTGGTTGTTTACCTATGATCCTTTCTGGGAACCTCCACAAATGAAG GCACTACTGCATTCTGTTCCTGTTGGCAAAATGATTGTTCTTGATCTTTACGCTGAAGTTAAACCAGTGTGGATAAATTCTGATCAGTTCTATGGTGTTCCTTACATCTG GTGCATGCTCCACAATTTCGCTGCAGATTTTGAAATGTATGGTGTTTTGGATGCTTTGGCTTCTGGGCCTATTGATGCTCGATTAAGCGATAACTCCACAATG GTTGGAGTTGGTATGTCTATGGAAGGTATTGAGCAAAATCCTATTGTTTATGACCTTAtgtcagaaatggccttccatcaCAGACAAGTTGATCTTCAG GTTTGGGTCGAGACATATCCAACAAGAAGATATGGAAAACCAGTGAAGGGACTGCAAGATGCTTGGTGGATTTTATATCAAACTTTATATAACTGCACAGATGGTAAAAAT GACAAAAATCGGGACGTGATAGTGGCCTTCCCAGATGTTGAACCTTTTGTTATTGAGACACCAGGGTTGTATGTGAATACTAGACAAATGTATTCTACAATGCCATCGAAGAATTACATAGGGAAGGATGCCTCTAGTGATGCATATGATCATCCTCATCTATGGTACGATACTAATGCCGTTATCCCTGCCCTGGAACTTTTTCTTCAACATGGAGATGAAGTATCTGACAGCAACACCTTCAG GTATGACCTTGTGGATTTGACTCGTCAAGTTCTGGCTAAATATGCCAATGACGTTTTTCTGAAGATCATCGAGAGCTACAAATCAAACAAAATGAATCAAGTCACCATCCTGTGCAAGCACTTTCTCAACCTTGTAAATGATCTTGACACACTACTATCCTCTCATGAGGGTTTTCTGCTTGGGCCTTGGTTGGAAAGTGCCAAGGGCCTTGCACGAAACAGTGAGCAAGAAATACAG TATGAATGGAATGCTAGAACACAAATTACAATGTGGTTTGACAACACGGAAACAAAAGCAAGTTTATTGCGCGACTATG CAAACAAGTACTGGAGTGGCCTGCTGCGAGATTACTATGGGCCAAGGGCCGCCATCTACTTCAAGCACTTGTTATTAAGCATGGAGAAGAATGCACCTTTCGCGCTCGAGGAATGGAGGAGGGAATGGATCAGCCTCACCAACAACTGGCAGAGCGATAGGAAGGTGTTTTCAACCACACCTACAGGAGACTCTCTGAACATATCATGGTCGCTTTACATAAAGTACTTAAGCAACACTGATCCACTTGAGCTAGAAGGTACAGGCTCCCCTGGGAAGTCTGCAAGCTTATAA